A genomic window from Nicotiana sylvestris chromosome 11, ASM39365v2, whole genome shotgun sequence includes:
- the LOC138882219 gene encoding uncharacterized protein, whose protein sequence is MTNNGPLSFQYPRLPKDNYEKWFLRMKAILGSQDVWEIVDRGYAKPDNEEALPQTEKEVLAKTRKKDQQALTLIHQCLDDAMFEKVTDATTSKQAWRILQNSLQGVDKVKKAHEEKIKRRQEVPLEQLLKTQASFKDYGEKANLVDDKKEENESTLLMALKEEDRDDCSSWYLDNGASNHMCGCKEKFVEINKTVRVHMAKNRLFSLNLKTIDAKCLKANVQD, encoded by the exons atgacAAATAATGGTCcgctatcttttcagtacccccgTCTCCCAAAAGATAATTATGAGAAATGGTTTCTACGTATGAAAGCCATTCTTGGCTCCCAGGATGTGTGGGAAATTGTAGACAGAGGGTATGCAAAACCAGATAATGAGGAAGCTCTGCCTCAAACTGAAAAAGAAGTCTTGGCAAAGACAAGGAAGAAGGATCAACAAGCCCTCACGCTCATCCACCAATGTTTGGATGATGCCATGTTTGAGAAGGTGACAGATGCTACCACCTCAAAGCAAGCTTGGAGgattttacaaaattctcttcaaggagttgacaaggtgaaaaag gcccacgaagaaaagatcaaaaggagacaagaagtgCCATTGGAGCAACTTCTTAAAACTCAGGCATCCTTCAAGGATTATGGAG AAAAGGCTAACCTTGTTGAtgacaagaaagaagaaaatgagtcAACGTTGTTGATGGCACTCAAGGAAGAAGATAGAGATGATTGCAGCTCGTGGTATTTGGACAATGGAGCAAGCAATCATATGTGTGGGTGCAAAGAGAAGTTTGTGGAGATCAATAAAACAGTGAGAG tgcatatggcaaagaatagattgttttctctgaatcttaaaacaattgatgcaaagtgtttgaaggctaatGTGCAAGATTAA